In a single window of the Ignavibacteriales bacterium genome:
- a CDS encoding T9SS type A sorting domain-containing protein, with amino-acid sequence MTSKVTLKVFDILGNEVATLVNEEKQAGIYKIEFPRSVGVTSTLLSGVYFYQLMAGDFIQTKKFILIK; translated from the coding sequence ATTACGAGTAAAGTAACATTAAAAGTTTTTGATATTTTAGGAAATGAAGTAGCAACTCTTGTTAATGAAGAAAAGCAAGCAGGAATTTATAAAATAGAATTTCCTCGTAGTGTCGGGGTAACCTCGACACTACTAAGTGGAGTTTATTTTTATCAATTAATGGCGGGAGATTTTATTCAAACAAAAAAGTTTATTCTGATCAAATAA